Proteins found in one Pieris napi chromosome 6, ilPieNapi1.2, whole genome shotgun sequence genomic segment:
- the LOC125050715 gene encoding uncharacterized protein LOC125050715: MEEDAHIESAPAALQTNDQKHLKEFILVLETLPEIWDSSNANIINKVKRANAYEQLLEIFRKIKPGATAKDVIAKINSLKSNYRKELKKITDSKRSGAAAENVYNPKSWVFHMLKFLNKNEKPIDRSEFSELVKSENEEEQSEPSFSSMGVPAPPSKKLKKKGPIARQNDLLEKAFNYLSQSSHQSESPSVSFPNIDPTAVYWAHKLNKLMPTQRLLAEKAINEILFEAELGTLNRDSVQINTSPQVFNRFVSQTSNSHPSPSP; encoded by the exons ATGGAAGAGGACGCGCATATTGAGTCGGCGCCCGCCGCACTTCAAACAAACGACCAAAAACACTTAAAAGAatttatacttgtattagAAACACTACCTGAGATATGGGACAGCTCAAAtgcaaacataattaataaagtgaaaAGGGCGAATGCGTATGAGCAGCTGCTTGAAATTTTTAGGAAAATTAAACCAGGCGCGACAGCTAAAGACGTGATTGCCAAGatcaattcattaaaatcgaACTAtagaaaagaattaaaaaaaataacagattcGAAGCGATCGGGTGCTGCAGCTGAAAATGTATACAATCCAAAGTCTTGGGTATTTCATATGCTGAAATTTTTGAACAAAAATGAAAAGCCGATTGATAgg agCGAGTTTTCTGAATTGGTTAAGTCTGAAAACGAAGAAGAACAAAGTGAGCCTTCATTTTCTTCTATGGGTGTACCCGCTCCGCCATCAAAAAAACTTAAGAAGAAGGGGCCAATAGCAAGACAGAATGATCTTCTCGAAAAAGCCTTTAATTATTTGTCGCAATCATCGCATCAATCTGAATCTCCAAGTGTATCATTCCCAAATATAGATCCTACTGCTGTTTATTGGGCTCATAAGCTAAATAAATTGATGCCAACTCAAAGACTGCTCGCCGAAAAGGCAATCAACGAAATTCTTTTCGAAGCTGAACTTGGGACACTAAACAGGGACTCAGTACAAATTAACACTAGCCCTCAAGTATTTAACCGCTTTGTATCTCAGACTTCGAATAGTCATCCATCGCCATCACCATAA